Proteins from a genomic interval of Syngnathus acus chromosome 4, fSynAcu1.2, whole genome shotgun sequence:
- the sgta gene encoding small glutamine-rich tetratricopeptide repeat-containing protein alpha isoform X1, with protein MTDSKRLAFSIIRYLHEQLQSGNLSSGAQESLEVAVQCLETAFEVSADDRSLDVPLALPEIFASATRQTSSRENNNDATVGEGQRGEAERLKADGNDQMKVDNYAAAVEFYSKAIALNPHSAVYYCNRAAALSKQGNYAGAVQDCERAIGIDPNYSKAYGRMGLALASLNKHSEAITFYKKALELDPDNDTYKSNLKIAEEKMEATSPANIAGMGGVDLAGLLSNPGFMNMASSLMTNPQVQQMMSGMMSGAYGAGGGAAGGGGGVPGGAPGPAPVGDLSGLIQAGQQFAQQMQQQNPELIEQLRSQIRNRTPSAGNEEQP; from the exons ATGACGGACAGCAAGCGTCTGGCCTTCTCCATCATCCGCTACCTCCACGAGCAGCTGCAGTCAGGCAATCTGTCGTCTGGAGCGCAGGAGAGCCTGGAAG TGGCCGTCCAATGTTTGGAGACGGCCTTTGAAGTGTCCGCGGACGACCGGAGCCTCGACGTCCCGCTGGCGTTACCCGAGATCTTCGCCTCTGCCACTCGCCAGACATCG TCGCGGGAGAACAACAATGACGCCACTGTTGGCGAAGGGCAGCGAGGCGAGGCCGAGCGACTCAAGGCAGACG GTAACGACCAAATGAAGGTGGACAACTACGCCGCCGCCGTGGAGTTTTATTCCAAAGCCATTGCACTCAACCCGCACAGCGCCGTCTACTACTGCAACAG AGCGGCGGCACTGAGCAAGCAGGGGAATTACGCGGGGGCGGTGCAGGACTGCGAGCGGGCCATCGGCATCGACCCAAACTACAGCAAAGCTTATGGCAGGATGGG GTTGGCGTTGGCAAGCCTCAACAAGCACTCCGAGGCGATCACGTTTTACAAGAAAGCTCTGGAACTTGACCCGGACAACGACACCTACAAGTCCAACCTGAAGATCGCCGAGGAAAAGATGGAGGCCACCAGTCCCGCAAAC aTTGCAGGAATGGGCGGAGTGGACCTTGCCGGACTGCTCAGCAATCCCGGTTTCATGAACATG GCGTCGTCGCTGATGACCAACCCACAGGTCCAGCAGAT GATGTCGGGAATGATGTCGGGAGCGTACGGCGCAGGTGGCGGCGCGGCGGGAGGAGGCGGTGGAGTCCCGGGAGGAGCTCCTGGTCCGGCGCCAGTCGGAGATCTATCAGGACTCATCCAGGC cGGTCAGCAGTTTGCTCAGCAGATGCAGCAACAAAATCCAGAACTCATTGAGCAGCTCAGGAGTCAAATACGCAATCGCACGCCGAGCGCCGGGAACGAGGAGCAGCCTTGA
- the sgta gene encoding small glutamine-rich tetratricopeptide repeat-containing protein alpha isoform X2, whose product MTDSKRLAFSIIRYLHEQLQSGNLSSGAQESLEVAVQCLETAFEVSADDRSLDVPLALPEIFASATRQTSSRENNNDATVGEGQRGEAERLKADGNDQMKVDNYAAAVEFYSKAIALNPHSAVYYCNRLALASLNKHSEAITFYKKALELDPDNDTYKSNLKIAEEKMEATSPANIAGMGGVDLAGLLSNPGFMNMASSLMTNPQVQQMMSGMMSGAYGAGGGAAGGGGGVPGGAPGPAPVGDLSGLIQAGQQFAQQMQQQNPELIEQLRSQIRNRTPSAGNEEQP is encoded by the exons ATGACGGACAGCAAGCGTCTGGCCTTCTCCATCATCCGCTACCTCCACGAGCAGCTGCAGTCAGGCAATCTGTCGTCTGGAGCGCAGGAGAGCCTGGAAG TGGCCGTCCAATGTTTGGAGACGGCCTTTGAAGTGTCCGCGGACGACCGGAGCCTCGACGTCCCGCTGGCGTTACCCGAGATCTTCGCCTCTGCCACTCGCCAGACATCG TCGCGGGAGAACAACAATGACGCCACTGTTGGCGAAGGGCAGCGAGGCGAGGCCGAGCGACTCAAGGCAGACG GTAACGACCAAATGAAGGTGGACAACTACGCCGCCGCCGTGGAGTTTTATTCCAAAGCCATTGCACTCAACCCGCACAGCGCCGTCTACTACTGCAACAG GTTGGCGTTGGCAAGCCTCAACAAGCACTCCGAGGCGATCACGTTTTACAAGAAAGCTCTGGAACTTGACCCGGACAACGACACCTACAAGTCCAACCTGAAGATCGCCGAGGAAAAGATGGAGGCCACCAGTCCCGCAAAC aTTGCAGGAATGGGCGGAGTGGACCTTGCCGGACTGCTCAGCAATCCCGGTTTCATGAACATG GCGTCGTCGCTGATGACCAACCCACAGGTCCAGCAGAT GATGTCGGGAATGATGTCGGGAGCGTACGGCGCAGGTGGCGGCGCGGCGGGAGGAGGCGGTGGAGTCCCGGGAGGAGCTCCTGGTCCGGCGCCAGTCGGAGATCTATCAGGACTCATCCAGGC cGGTCAGCAGTTTGCTCAGCAGATGCAGCAACAAAATCCAGAACTCATTGAGCAGCTCAGGAGTCAAATACGCAATCGCACGCCGAGCGCCGGGAACGAGGAGCAGCCTTGA